A single genomic interval of halophilic archaeon DL31 harbors:
- a CDS encoding Agmatinase (KEGG: hvo:HVO_2299 agmatinase~PFAM: Ureohydrolase): MGFPGAVADREHADYVLVGAPLDISTTFQPGTRFGPDRIRRFTQTYDDYDHRTGLFFSDLRVHDAADCRAWDDAPDYLDYLGGTLVDAVRDGAVPLTLGGEHTVTAAGVRATDPDVLVTLDAHLDLRDEYDGNPWSHASVCRRALDGDPEGAALGSVDGTADRLVVLGGRTGSPEEWERAEEADVTVVPPEDVAAWEPDFEGEDVYLSIDIDGADPSVAPGTGTMEPFGLSSREMRDVVRAVAPHAVGCDAVEVNDRDDGQAAALAGKLVKEFVYSHADSN; the protein is encoded by the coding sequence ATGGGGTTCCCCGGCGCCGTCGCCGACCGCGAGCACGCCGACTACGTCCTGGTCGGCGCCCCGCTCGACATCTCGACGACGTTCCAGCCGGGAACCCGATTCGGGCCGGACCGCATCCGGCGGTTCACCCAGACGTACGACGACTACGACCACCGAACAGGCCTGTTCTTCTCGGACCTGAGGGTCCACGACGCGGCTGACTGCCGCGCGTGGGACGACGCCCCGGACTATCTCGACTATCTCGGCGGCACCCTCGTAGACGCCGTCCGCGACGGCGCTGTCCCTCTCACACTGGGTGGCGAGCACACTGTCACCGCCGCGGGCGTTCGCGCGACGGACCCCGACGTGTTGGTCACGCTCGACGCCCATCTGGACCTCCGAGACGAGTACGACGGCAATCCGTGGAGCCACGCCTCGGTCTGTCGTCGCGCGCTCGACGGCGACCCCGAGGGCGCTGCACTGGGGAGCGTCGACGGCACCGCCGACAGGCTGGTGGTGCTCGGCGGCCGAACCGGCTCGCCGGAGGAGTGGGAGCGCGCCGAAGAAGCTGACGTGACAGTGGTCCCCCCCGAAGACGTGGCTGCGTGGGAGCCCGATTTCGAGGGCGAAGATGTGTACCTCTCCATCGATATCGACGGGGCGGACCCGTCGGTTGCGCCCGGGACCGGAACGATGGAGCCCTTTGGGCTCTCCTCCCGGGAGATGCGGGATGTGGTTCGAGCCGTGGCCCCTCATGCGGTTGGGTGTGATGCGGTTGAGGTGAACGACCGCGACGACGGGCAGGCGGCGGCGCTGGCGGGGAAGTTGGTGAAGGAGTTCGTCTACTCGCATGCTGATTCGAATTAG
- a CDS encoding ATP/cobalamin adenosyltransferase (TIGRFAM: Adenosylcobalamin biosynthesis, ATP:cob(I)alamin adenosyltransferase, PduO-type, N-terminal~KEGG: hbo:Hbor_08280 ATP:cob(I)alamin adenosyltransferase~PFAM: Adenosylcobalamin biosynthesis, ATP:cob(I)alamin adenosyltransferase, EutT/PduO type) translates to MTIYTGRGDDGETDLANADRVSKSAHRIEAYGTVDEANALVGRARPTEYDDVDTQLKQIQNCLHVVQADFANPDATAESPRVDDDDIEALEGWIDEADEELEPLTSFILPGGGDAGARLHQARAVTRRAERRAVALLEHEEANAAAVHYLNRLSDYLFTAARLVNQRDGIPEESPTY, encoded by the coding sequence GTGACCATCTACACCGGTCGCGGCGACGACGGCGAGACCGACCTCGCGAACGCCGACCGAGTGTCGAAGAGCGCCCACCGCATCGAGGCCTACGGCACCGTCGACGAGGCAAACGCCCTCGTGGGGCGAGCCCGGCCCACGGAGTACGACGACGTTGACACACAGCTGAAACAGATTCAGAACTGTCTCCACGTCGTGCAGGCGGACTTCGCCAACCCCGATGCCACTGCCGAGAGCCCGCGGGTCGACGACGACGACATCGAGGCGTTGGAGGGGTGGATCGACGAGGCCGATGAGGAACTCGAGCCCTTGACTTCCTTCATCCTTCCCGGCGGCGGCGACGCCGGCGCCCGACTCCACCAGGCGCGCGCAGTCACCCGACGCGCGGAGCGACGGGCGGTCGCCCTGCTCGAACACGAGGAGGCAAACGCGGCCGCGGTGCACTATCTGAACCGGCTCTCCGATTACCTGTTCACCGCCGCGCGGTTGGTGAATCAGCGCGACGGCATCCCCGAAGAGTCCCCAACCTACTGA
- a CDS encoding integral membrane sensor signal transduction histidine kinase (KEGG: hmu:Hmuk_1333 histidine kinase~PFAM: ATP-binding region, ATPase-like~SMART: ATP-binding region, ATPase-like) — translation MTGRLINYSGFIIAGIGFFLTRFTVTLGITEDPVRFYLAGVVPLALGLGLAAFGVALAVADIEASYVRTTALWCVAGLGTMAVLVVLTLAGSTASPADATTISSQTTLSNFLIGGSVGGTLTGLYAARNGRQRKKLQQQTNRIVTLNRILRHNVLNSVAAIRGYTQLNQTEHPDAMTVIEDRAGIIQDTIEEVGYLTRSTHGDASAGSPVDLAAALTDGIETVTAQYPEADIAVGPIPDAVAVRANERLSDVFVNLLENAVLYGAETTARVAVTTTASTVRISISNDGPGLPESQQNLLETGDIGDFDDPTTGFGLNIVRLLIESYNGTIETAVGDGTTMVSVILPRDATTTQEWKPSRLDLAGVRPAVPHLLVVTVAALLAGVTYGIVSELLGGSVSAIGVFYGIENSLVGWLTHEFHSVVFGFVYVGFLSVALETYRNTLSTYVAVGLAWSVTLWLLAAGVVAPIWLRLLEIPVPIPNLSVPILISHLVWGLSLSLLTAWGYASLIPRVLATDS, via the coding sequence ATGACCGGACGACTGATCAACTACAGTGGGTTCATCATCGCCGGAATCGGGTTCTTTCTGACCAGGTTCACGGTCACCCTCGGGATAACCGAGGACCCTGTCCGGTTCTACCTGGCGGGTGTTGTCCCCCTTGCACTGGGCTTGGGACTTGCAGCCTTCGGCGTCGCACTCGCTGTGGCCGACATCGAGGCGTCCTACGTCAGGACCACGGCGTTGTGGTGTGTCGCCGGCCTCGGGACGATGGCCGTTCTCGTTGTGCTCACGCTGGCTGGATCGACGGCGTCGCCTGCGGATGCAACGACGATTAGCTCCCAGACCACGCTCTCGAACTTCCTCATCGGTGGAAGCGTCGGCGGGACACTCACCGGACTGTATGCCGCGCGGAACGGTCGACAACGGAAGAAACTGCAGCAGCAGACGAATCGGATAGTGACGCTCAACCGGATTCTCCGGCACAATGTTCTCAACTCGGTGGCCGCGATTCGTGGCTATACGCAGCTGAATCAGACCGAGCACCCGGACGCGATGACGGTTATCGAGGATCGAGCGGGCATAATTCAGGACACGATTGAGGAGGTGGGCTACCTCACTCGGAGCACACACGGAGACGCCTCGGCTGGCTCACCAGTCGATCTCGCGGCCGCACTCACCGACGGAATCGAGACGGTTACGGCGCAGTATCCGGAGGCGGATATCGCAGTTGGCCCGATTCCTGACGCTGTGGCGGTGCGTGCAAACGAGCGACTCTCGGACGTCTTCGTCAACCTACTCGAAAATGCCGTGCTCTACGGCGCCGAAACGACGGCGAGGGTCGCGGTTACGACGACGGCCTCGACGGTGCGCATCAGTATCTCGAATGACGGACCGGGACTCCCCGAATCACAGCAGAACCTCCTCGAAACCGGCGATATCGGGGATTTCGACGACCCGACGACGGGGTTCGGGCTGAACATCGTCCGGCTCCTGATTGAGAGTTATAATGGGACGATTGAAACCGCCGTGGGGGACGGCACAACGATGGTCTCGGTGATACTGCCACGCGACGCCACGACGACACAGGAGTGGAAACCAAGCCGGCTGGATCTGGCAGGCGTCCGCCCAGCGGTCCCACATCTCCTCGTCGTCACCGTTGCGGCGTTACTCGCGGGCGTTACATACGGCATCGTCTCGGAACTGCTCGGTGGCTCGGTGAGTGCAATCGGCGTGTTCTACGGTATCGAAAACAGCCTCGTCGGCTGGCTCACCCACGAGTTCCACAGCGTCGTCTTCGGTTTCGTCTACGTCGGCTTCCTCTCGGTTGCACTGGAGACGTATCGCAACACGCTCAGCACGTACGTGGCTGTCGGCCTCGCGTGGTCGGTCACGCTCTGGCTGCTTGCCGCTGGCGTCGTTGCGCCAATTTGGCTCCGACTCCTCGAGATACCGGTCCCGATCCCGAATTTGTCGGTGCCCATCCTTATCAGCCACCTCGTCTGGGGGCTCTCGTTGAGTCTGCTCACTGCCTGGGGCTACGCCTCGCTCATCCCTCGCGTGCTCGCGACAGATTCCTAA
- a CDS encoding glutaredoxin (KEGG: hbo:Hbor_08290 glutaredoxin-like protein~manually curated~PFAM: Glutaredoxin) has product MSITLYALDGCPWCVKVHDALEEHGIEYDTIWMEALHSDRDEVARVSNQRAVPVLVDEDHGVTMGESANILAYIEHTLA; this is encoded by the coding sequence ATGTCCATTACGCTCTATGCACTGGACGGCTGTCCGTGGTGTGTGAAGGTCCACGACGCTCTCGAGGAACACGGCATCGAGTACGACACCATCTGGATGGAGGCGCTTCATTCCGACCGCGACGAGGTCGCTCGCGTCAGCAATCAGCGGGCGGTGCCCGTGCTCGTCGACGAGGACCACGGCGTCACGATGGGTGAGAGTGCGAACATTCTGGCGTATATCGAACACACCCTCGCGTGA
- a CDS encoding Glycine dehydrogenase (decarboxylating) (KEGG: hbo:Hbor_08360 glycine dehydrogenase (decarboxylating) alpha subunit~PFAM: Glycine cleavage system P-protein, N-terminal), with translation MKDGSPYAPHTNDETAAMLDAVGVADEETLFDIPEPVAFDGDFGIASRGEHELRRELSDLFANNDDLTEFLGRGHYEHYVPSVVDSLSKRSEYLTSYTQYQPEITQGFLQALFEYQSMLVELTGLSIANCSMYDAATALGEAAMLAKRVRSVEGDTLLVPDLLREGKRSVLENYVDGSELSIESYPTDGGTVDIGALEEIVDDDTLFVYAENPTLRGAIEPQLEAIGELADDVGAMFCLGSDPVALSVLQEPASVGADVVVGEAGVLGLSTAYGMGMGMFACKESLLRQVPGRLVGASEDAAGTRAYTLTLQTREQHIRKQRATSNICTNQAWVALRAAMHAAYLGADGLVELAEECVRLPNELAADLDAITGVRAPVDDQHHFREFVVGTDQPAQAVADDLEKEGFAVHVVNRHELQVCITDANAHAADDLVAAFEEVAA, from the coding sequence ATGAAGGACGGCAGCCCCTACGCGCCACACACAAACGACGAAACGGCGGCGATGCTCGACGCGGTGGGCGTCGCCGACGAGGAAACCCTGTTCGACATCCCTGAACCGGTCGCCTTCGACGGCGATTTCGGGATTGCGAGCCGGGGCGAGCACGAACTCCGGCGCGAACTCAGTGACCTGTTCGCGAACAACGACGACCTGACGGAGTTCCTTGGCCGCGGCCACTACGAACATTACGTCCCGAGCGTCGTCGACAGCCTCTCGAAGCGCTCTGAGTACCTTACCTCCTACACACAGTACCAGCCCGAGATTACGCAGGGGTTCCTGCAGGCGCTGTTCGAGTACCAGTCCATGCTCGTCGAACTGACGGGGCTGAGCATCGCCAACTGCTCGATGTACGACGCCGCCACCGCACTGGGCGAGGCGGCAATGCTGGCCAAGCGGGTCCGCTCGGTGGAGGGCGACACGCTACTCGTGCCGGACCTCCTCCGCGAAGGGAAGCGGTCGGTGCTCGAGAACTACGTCGACGGCTCCGAGCTCTCTATCGAGAGCTACCCAACCGACGGCGGGACCGTCGATATCGGCGCCCTCGAAGAGATCGTCGACGACGATACCCTGTTCGTCTACGCCGAGAACCCGACCCTCCGGGGCGCTATCGAGCCACAGCTCGAAGCCATCGGCGAACTTGCCGACGACGTGGGTGCGATGTTCTGTCTGGGCAGCGACCCCGTCGCACTCAGCGTGCTGCAAGAGCCAGCGAGCGTCGGCGCCGACGTGGTCGTCGGCGAAGCGGGCGTGCTCGGCCTCTCCACCGCCTACGGGATGGGCATGGGCATGTTCGCGTGCAAGGAGTCGCTCCTCCGGCAGGTGCCCGGCCGCCTCGTCGGCGCAAGCGAGGACGCCGCCGGGACGCGCGCCTACACCCTCACGCTCCAGACCCGCGAACAGCACATCCGCAAGCAGCGCGCCACCTCCAACATCTGTACCAATCAGGCGTGGGTGGCGCTCCGGGCGGCGATGCACGCCGCCTACCTCGGTGCTGACGGCCTCGTTGAGTTGGCCGAGGAGTGCGTCCGCCTGCCGAACGAACTGGCCGCCGACCTCGACGCCATCACCGGCGTCCGAGCCCCCGTCGACGACCAGCACCACTTCCGCGAGTTCGTCGTCGGCACCGACCAGCCCGCACAGGCCGTGGCTGACGACCTCGAGAAGGAAGGGTTCGCCGTCCACGTCGTGAACCGCCACGAACTGCAGGTCTGTATCACCGACGCCAACGCCCACGCGGCCGACGACCTCGTCGCCGCGTTCGAGGAGGTGGCAGCATGA
- a CDS encoding Translation initiation factor 5A (KEGG: hbo:Hbor_07140 translation initiation factor 5a precursor (eif-5a)~TIGRFAM: Translation elongation factor, IF5A~HAMAP: Translation initiation factor 5A) has translation MSKEQKQVRELQEGSYVMMEETPCKINAYSTAKPGKHGSAKARIEGEGVFDDQKRSLSQPVDAKVWVPIVERKGGQVVSVDGNDAQVMDLDTFETFTMRIPGDEELAPDDEIEYLEYEGQRKIV, from the coding sequence ATGTCGAAAGAGCAGAAGCAGGTCCGCGAACTGCAGGAAGGGAGCTACGTCATGATGGAGGAGACGCCGTGTAAGATCAACGCCTACAGTACAGCGAAACCCGGCAAACACGGCAGCGCGAAAGCCCGTATCGAGGGCGAAGGTGTCTTCGACGACCAGAAGCGCAGCCTCTCTCAGCCCGTCGACGCGAAGGTCTGGGTCCCCATCGTCGAGCGGAAGGGTGGCCAGGTCGTCTCCGTCGACGGCAACGACGCACAGGTCATGGACCTCGACACCTTCGAGACGTTCACGATGCGCATCCCCGGTGACGAGGAGCTCGCCCCCGACGACGAGATCGAGTATCTCGAATACGAAGGCCAGCGCAAAATCGTCTGA
- a CDS encoding hypothetical protein (KEGG: hla:Hlac_2350 hypothetical protein), which yields MTKHFEDARYYLGRAVEHAKAGVKEELEPLEDRVRKLTGREKAEEPVPSRLESIQQELKELEQRVEGETKEAVQNARGRLLAYRTDTEAAAESTNDE from the coding sequence ATGACGAAGCATTTCGAGGACGCACGCTACTACTTGGGTCGGGCTGTCGAGCACGCGAAAGCCGGCGTGAAAGAGGAGCTCGAGCCTCTCGAGGACCGAGTCCGGAAGCTGACGGGGCGCGAAAAAGCGGAGGAACCCGTTCCCAGCCGGCTGGAGAGTATCCAGCAGGAACTCAAAGAGTTGGAACAGCGCGTCGAAGGCGAGACTAAGGAAGCGGTTCAGAACGCTCGCGGCCGGCTGCTCGCGTACCGAACGGACACCGAGGCAGCAGCAGAGTCGACCAACGACGAGTGA
- a CDS encoding Glycine cleavage system P-protein (PFAM: Glycine cleavage system P-protein, N-terminal~KEGG: hbo:Hbor_08350 glycine dehydrogenase (decarboxylating) subunit beta), with protein MTENGPGGEESPTGPDGDREPRTYDQARYAVSAEENEPLLSKKKSETVEPDAGLPDDLTRDELTFPTPSEPELARHYTRLSQMNWSIESGPYPLGSCTMKYNPPVTEDVAADPNSLVHPDRSAESIQGNLELLAGLQDYLGRIGGMDAVTLQPPAGAAGEFTGIAVARAYHRANGEDRTEVLIPSSAHGTNFATAALAGYDVVELPSADDGRVDMEALEAAVGDDTAALMLTNPNTVGLFERDIEAIADMVHDAGGLLYYDGANLNALLGRARPGDMGFDIMHYNVHKTFATPHGGGGPGAGPVGVVEELEPYLPNPRVEETEDGYELVETEEAIENVHGYQGNWLVLVKAYAYIARLGDAGLSDASAKAVLNANYLAEQVDLEVPYGPFHHEFAATVGDESAADVAKRMLDFGVHPPTTNWPEMVPEAMLTEPTEVESKDSLDNLAAAFNSAMASTTEERHDAPSRTTARRIDQTSAARNPRLSWQALDEE; from the coding sequence ATGACTGAGAACGGTCCGGGCGGCGAGGAGAGCCCCACGGGACCAGACGGCGACCGCGAGCCCCGCACGTACGACCAGGCACGCTACGCCGTCAGTGCCGAGGAGAACGAGCCGCTGCTCTCGAAAAAGAAATCTGAGACCGTGGAGCCGGATGCGGGCCTCCCGGACGACCTGACGCGGGACGAACTCACCTTCCCGACCCCTTCCGAGCCGGAGCTTGCGCGCCACTACACCCGGCTCTCCCAGATGAACTGGTCCATCGAGTCCGGTCCCTACCCGCTGGGCTCCTGTACGATGAAGTACAACCCGCCGGTCACCGAGGACGTGGCCGCGGACCCGAACTCGCTGGTCCACCCCGACCGCTCCGCCGAGTCGATTCAGGGCAACCTCGAACTGCTTGCGGGGCTGCAGGACTACCTCGGCCGCATCGGCGGCATGGATGCGGTGACGCTCCAACCGCCGGCTGGCGCTGCAGGCGAGTTCACGGGCATCGCCGTCGCCCGCGCGTACCACCGCGCCAACGGCGAGGACCGGACCGAGGTCCTGATTCCGAGTTCCGCCCACGGCACCAACTTCGCGACGGCGGCGCTGGCGGGCTACGACGTGGTCGAACTCCCCTCTGCCGACGACGGCCGGGTGGATATGGAGGCACTCGAAGCCGCCGTCGGCGATGACACGGCGGCGCTGATGCTCACCAACCCCAACACCGTGGGGCTGTTCGAGCGCGATATCGAGGCCATCGCCGACATGGTCCACGACGCCGGCGGCCTGCTCTACTACGACGGTGCGAACCTCAATGCGCTGCTGGGGCGGGCCCGCCCGGGCGACATGGGCTTTGACATCATGCACTACAACGTCCACAAGACGTTCGCTACACCCCACGGCGGTGGCGGACCGGGTGCTGGCCCGGTCGGCGTGGTCGAGGAACTCGAGCCGTACCTACCCAACCCGCGCGTCGAGGAGACCGAGGACGGCTACGAACTAGTCGAGACCGAGGAGGCTATCGAGAACGTCCACGGCTACCAGGGCAACTGGCTCGTGCTGGTGAAGGCCTACGCCTACATCGCCCGACTGGGCGACGCCGGCCTCTCGGACGCGAGCGCGAAGGCCGTGCTGAACGCGAACTACCTCGCCGAACAGGTGGATCTGGAGGTGCCCTACGGTCCGTTCCACCACGAGTTCGCGGCGACGGTCGGCGACGAATCGGCCGCCGACGTGGCAAAGCGGATGCTCGACTTCGGCGTCCACCCGCCGACAACCAACTGGCCGGAGATGGTGCCCGAGGCGATGCTGACCGAACCAACAGAGGTCGAGAGCAAGGACTCACTCGACAATCTCGCGGCGGCGTTCAACAGCGCGATGGCCTCGACTACGGAAGAGCGCCACGACGCGCCGAGCCGCACGACTGCGCGGCGGATCGACCAGACCAGTGCAGCGCGGAACCCCCGGCTCTCCTGGCAGGCGCTGGACGAGGAGTAG
- a CDS encoding Glycine cleavage system H protein (TIGRFAM: Glycine cleavage H-protein, subgroup~HAMAP: Glycine cleavage H-protein~KEGG: htu:Htur_2055 glycine cleavage system H protein~PFAM: Glycine cleavage H-protein), with the protein MSFDVPDDRRYLESHEWVTADEPFRIGISDFAQDELGDVVFVELPDEGDTLSHDEAFGVVESIKAVSDLYAPVSGEVVAVNDDLHDQPELVNEDPYGDGWMLEIEPSDESEFEELLDADGYDDQIA; encoded by the coding sequence ATGAGCTTCGACGTACCCGACGACCGACGGTATCTGGAATCGCACGAATGGGTCACCGCCGACGAGCCGTTCCGCATCGGCATCTCGGATTTCGCCCAGGACGAACTCGGCGACGTGGTGTTCGTCGAACTGCCCGACGAAGGCGACACGCTCAGCCACGACGAGGCGTTCGGCGTCGTGGAGTCCATCAAGGCGGTTTCGGACCTCTACGCCCCGGTTTCGGGCGAAGTGGTCGCCGTCAACGACGACCTCCACGACCAGCCCGAACTGGTCAACGAGGACCCCTACGGTGACGGCTGGATGCTGGAAATCGAGCCCAGCGACGAAAGTGAGTTCGAGGAGCTGCTCGACGCCGACGGCTACGACGACCAGATCGCCTGA
- a CDS encoding Aminomethyltransferase (PFAM: Glycine cleavage T-protein, N-terminal; Glycine cleavage T-protein, C-terminal barrel~TIGRFAM: Glycine cleavage system T protein~HAMAP: Aminomethyltransferase~KEGG: hvo:HVO_2404 glycine cleavage system protein T), translated as MALRQPPLASVHADRGAGFTDFGGWEMPVEFDSIRAEHTAVREAAGIFDVSHMGEIRVEGPDAATLMQRLTTNDVSALDPGDSQYACITTEEGVILDDTVVYRLPSDDDPDRTGGSGSEDPSFLFIPNAGHDEEMVQRWTTYRDDHDLDAAVENVTEEWAMFAVQGPEAPELVDDAASVDGGSATDLSKFEATWADVSGSECWVARTGYTGEDGFEVLCPWDAAEAVWSEFDCQPCGLGARDTLRMEYGFLLSGQDFHPEENPRTPYEAGVSFTVKLDTDFVGRDALAAQKERGVEESFTGIKLQERGVARHGYEVTRDGEVVGEITSGTMSPTLGEPIALGYLPSEYTDGDEVNVVIRGDEKRATVTSPPFIK; from the coding sequence ATGGCCCTACGGCAGCCACCGCTCGCTTCGGTCCACGCGGACCGGGGGGCGGGGTTCACCGACTTCGGCGGCTGGGAGATGCCCGTGGAGTTCGACTCCATCCGGGCCGAACACACCGCCGTCCGCGAGGCCGCCGGCATCTTCGACGTCTCTCACATGGGAGAGATTCGCGTCGAGGGGCCGGACGCGGCTACCCTGATGCAACGACTCACGACCAACGACGTGTCGGCGCTCGACCCAGGTGACTCTCAGTACGCCTGCATCACCACCGAGGAGGGCGTCATCCTCGACGACACCGTCGTCTACCGACTTCCGTCCGATGACGACCCGGACCGAACAGGCGGGTCAGGCAGTGAGGACCCCTCGTTCCTCTTCATCCCCAACGCGGGCCACGACGAGGAGATGGTCCAGCGCTGGACGACCTACCGCGACGACCACGACCTCGACGCGGCTGTCGAGAACGTCACCGAGGAGTGGGCGATGTTCGCAGTGCAGGGTCCCGAGGCACCCGAACTGGTCGACGACGCGGCGAGCGTCGACGGCGGGAGCGCGACGGACCTCTCGAAGTTCGAGGCCACCTGGGCCGACGTTTCGGGAAGCGAGTGCTGGGTGGCCCGCACGGGCTACACCGGCGAGGACGGCTTCGAGGTGCTCTGTCCGTGGGACGCCGCCGAAGCGGTCTGGAGCGAGTTCGACTGCCAGCCCTGCGGGCTCGGCGCTCGCGACACGCTCCGGATGGAGTACGGCTTCCTCCTCTCTGGACAGGATTTCCACCCTGAGGAGAACCCCCGGACGCCCTACGAGGCCGGCGTGAGTTTCACCGTGAAACTCGACACCGATTTCGTCGGCCGTGACGCGCTGGCCGCCCAGAAGGAGCGCGGCGTCGAGGAGTCCTTCACCGGCATCAAACTACAGGAGCGCGGCGTCGCCCGCCACGGCTATGAGGTGACTCGCGACGGCGAGGTCGTCGGCGAGATCACCAGCGGGACGATGAGCCCGACGCTGGGCGAACCTATCGCACTGGGCTACCTGCCCAGCGAGTACACGGACGGCGACGAGGTCAACGTCGTCATCCGCGGCGACGAGAAACGCGCGACAGTCACCTCACCCCCCTTCATCAAATGA
- a CDS encoding hypothetical protein (manually curated~KEGG: hla:Hlac_2156 hypothetical protein) — MSLETERTCPSCGEQRRFWRTAATTLHLGMKTKWTCEDCSFRFIQINGISTAPESA; from the coding sequence ATGAGTCTTGAGACCGAGCGGACGTGCCCAAGTTGTGGGGAGCAGCGGAGATTCTGGCGGACAGCGGCGACGACGCTCCACCTCGGCATGAAGACGAAGTGGACCTGCGAGGACTGTAGCTTCAGGTTCATCCAAATTAACGGCATCAGCACGGCGCCGGAAAGCGCGTAA